A genomic window from Silene latifolia isolate original U9 population chromosome Y, ASM4854445v1, whole genome shotgun sequence includes:
- the LOC141628293 gene encoding uncharacterized protein LOC141628293: MEKNFSLYDVQDRDKVKLASHFLVKEADRWWTLTGPSVTQDPTFDWDRFKSLVETRFYPKEIKQQKLKKFIDFNQGGLSVQDFTDKLIDLAHYASRFVKDEDERVYFYRSKLNPKLEIMARRDSTTFVAVFDDALWAENSLKAIDDDTKPRSFSNSYRPNFHGKRPFVPSSTPNIAKKRFLTRVQEPRVQGSRGQESSGQVSRPSNNNPNFEKARKCCVKLISALKLMSMERKGYQVFLCLVASTSSSLSKLEEVPVICEFTDVFPEELPGISPERDVEFSVELVPGTGPIAKDPYRMAPTELKELSKQLDEMIEKGFIQPSDSPWGAPKETKFLCTEACEEAFQELKRRLTTAPVLTLPEDGVEFDVFCDASKMGLGCVLMKNRRVAAYASRQLRVHEVNYPTHDLELAAVVHALKI; encoded by the exons ATGGAGAAGAATTTCTCTCTTTATGATGTCCAAGATCGAGACAAAGTGAAGCTTGCCTCTCATTTCCTTGTAAAGgaggccgataggtggtggactttaaCCGGACCTTCCGTCACTCAAGACCCCACCTTTGATTGGGACCGTTTCAAGTCTCTTGTGGAAACTCGTTTCTACCCTAAGGAAATCAAGCAACAAAAATTGAAGAAGTTCATTGATTTCAATCAAGGAGGACTATCCGTTCAAGATTTCACCGACAAGTTAATTGatcttgctcattatgcctcaagattcgtgaaagatgaagatgaACGTGTCTACTTCTACCGAAGCAAGTTGAATCCCAAGTTGGAAATTATGGCGAGAAGAGACTCCACGACCTTTGTGGCGGTctttgatgatgctctttgggccgaGAATTCCTTGAAGGCTATTGATGATGATACTAAGCCTCGTTCCTTCTCTAATTCCTACCgtcctaactttcatggcaagagacccttTGTGCCTTCTTCTACACCAAACATTGCTAAGAAGAGGTTTTTGACAAGAGTACAAGAACCAAGGGTGCAAGGATCAAGAGGACAAGAGTCAAGTGGACAAGTTTCCCGACCAAGCAACAACAACCCCAACTTTGAGAAAGCTCGCAAGTGCT GTGTAaagttgatttccgctttgaagttgatgagtatggaGAGGAAAGGTTACCAAGTATTTTTGTGTCTGGTGGCTTCTACCTCTTCTTCCTTGTCGAAGCTTGAAGAAGTGCCCGTGATTTGTGAATTCACCGATGTTTTTCCCGAGGAGTTGCCCGGAATATCTCCCGAGCGAGATGTAGAGTTTTCTGTCGAACTTGTGCCCGGAACCGGACCTATTGCTAAAGATCCCTACCGTATGGCACCAACCGAACTTAAGGAGTTAAgtaagcaacttgatgagatgattgagaaaggatttatTCAACCTAGTgactcaccttggggtgctccc aaagagaccaagttcTTATGCACCGAAGCTTGTGAGGAAGCGTTCCAAGAGTTGAAGagaaggttgactaccgctcccgttTTGACCTTACCCGAGGATGGAGTAGagtttgatgtgttttgtgatgcttctaagatgggtttaggttgtgttCTTATGAAAAATAGGAGAGTTGCTGCTTATGCTTcacgacaattgagagttcatgaagTGAACTACCCCACTCATGATCTTGAGTTAGCCGCCGTCGttcatgccttaaagatatag
- the LOC141628292 gene encoding uncharacterized protein LOC141628292: MDRMDYGKFMVGCWAMWEFRNKVAFEGAVIEPDRIVQRVWDVLNEGVEGIFCKKGTRAAGAKESGNGGWRPAPEGWVKINVDAGAKEGVGVSTGVVCRGGQGEVIWGITLARDVEWEPRYAEAITVLDGLQEAREWGHRKVILESDCLQVVEALQEGSKGRNDFYLALDDIRSLCNVFESVVWSHTGRVNNTVAHELAHVIPRVVGKTCWSSELPEAASTAAMFDLSLMH; encoded by the coding sequence ATGGATAGAATGGACTATGGGAAATTTATGGTGGGATGTTGGGCTATGTGGGAGTTTCGAAACAAAGTGGCGTTTGAGGGAGCGGTGATTGAGCCGGATAGAATTGTTCAGCGGGTTTGGGATGTACTGAATGAAGGGGTCGAGGGCATCTTTTGCAAGAAAGGGACACGGGCTGCAGGGGCTAAGGAAAGTGGAAATGGAGGATGGAGACCGGCACCGGAAGGATGGGTTAAGATCAATGTTGATGCGGGGGCAAAGGAGGGCGTGGGGGTGAGCACAGGGGTGGTATGCCGTGGGGGGCAAGGGGAAGTAATATGGGGTATCACCTTAGCACGTGATGTTGAGTGGGAGCCCCGGTATGCAGAAGCAATTACGGTCTTAGACGGATTACAGGAGGCGCGAGAATGGGGACATCGGAAGGTGATATTGGAAAGTGACTGTTTGCAAGTAGTCGAGGCGCTCCAAGAAGGAAGCAAGGGACGTAATGATTTTTATTTAGCATTAGATGATATTCGTTCGCTTTGTAATGTTTTTGAGTCGGTTGTGTGGTCTCATACAGGTCGGGTTAACAATACGGTTGCTCATGAGTTAGCCCATGTAATTCCTAGAGTAGTTGGTAAAACTTGTTGGTCGTCTGAGTTGCCTGAGGCAGCTAGTACTGCGGCTATGTTTGATTTATCTTTAATGCATTAA